From one Sesamum indicum cultivar Zhongzhi No. 13 linkage group LG13, S_indicum_v1.0, whole genome shotgun sequence genomic stretch:
- the LOC105176489 gene encoding regulation of nuclear pre-mRNA domain-containing protein 1B, translating into MNSVFSEQILADKLSKLNSTQQCIETLSHWCIFHRSKAELVVATWDKQFHSSDIAQKVPLLYLANDILQNSKRKGNEFVTEFWKVLPSALKEVANKGDDRGKNVVSRLVGIWEERRVFGSHAQSLKDAMLGEELPPPLEFKKKRSRSVRIVKKDSRSIRTKLSIGGTAEKIVSAFHSVLSEQTNEDEEMSKCKSAVHRVKKLEKDVDAALTKAKDPSRKTLAKELEEEENTLKQCIDKLKVVETNRVVLLSELRDALHEQESELENLRTQIQVAQAQVEEATNMRIRLDEDHVFESKPSCTSTDASAKQEQTSKKSAAAIAAEVADKLAASSSSQYIMTSVLSTFAAEEAKNAGLTTSSTSTTSFSLSFNSPMSKSENLRPISDPNVFMPPQLTPPQNNPYQSIVVPQPSIPGQISSSQAHYHSIPNPTSLQYMQPSGGIAGSYDYGSLPPLPPGPPPPAPPSFMVSPMVPLMQQPLTMGHQQSTLAQQQSIPISQPPPGPAGFRPLAPMQAPGMVYYTHPYQSQ; encoded by the exons CTTTATCGCACTGGTGCATATTTCACCGTAGCAAAGCAGAACTGGTTGTTGCAACATGGGATAAACAATTCCACAGTTCGGATATCGCCCAGAAAGTACCTCTTCTGTACCTTGCAAATGATATACTGCAGAACAGCAAACGAAAAGGAAATGAATTCGTCACCGAGTTCTGGAAGGTTCTTCCTTCAGCACTGAAGGAGGTAGCAAATAAAGGCGACGATCGTGGAAAGAATGTAGTATCCAGACTG GTGGGCATATGGGAAGAAAGGAGAGTTTTTGGATCCCATGCTCAAAGCCTGAAAGATGCAATGCTTGGAGAAGAATTGCCTCCACCTTTAGAGTTCAAGAAGAAACGCTCTCGTTCCGTGAGAATAGTTAAAAAGGATTCAAGATCTATCAGGACG AAATTGAGCATTGGTGGTACGGCGGAAAAAATCGTGTCAGCTTTTCATTCAGTGCTCAGTGAACAAACcaatgaagatgaagaaatgaGTAAATGCAAGTCTGCTGTTCATCGTGTGAAAAAGCTGGAAAAAGATGTTGATGCGGCATTAACAAAAG CAAAGGATCCATCACGGAAGACCCTAGCCAAAGAAttggaggaggaagaaaatACTTTGAAACAATGTATCGACAAACTTAAAGTTGTTGAAACAAATAGAGTTGTTCTTTTATCTGAGTTGCGAGATGCACTTCATGAGCAG GAATCTGAACTGGAGAATCTACGGACACAGATTCAG GTTGCACAGGCACAAGTAGAAGAAGCCACAAACATGCGGATACGATTGGATGAAGATCATGTATTCGAGTCAAAACCATCATGTACTTCAACAGATGCCAGTGCAAAACAAGAGCAAACATCTAAAAAATCTGCTGCAGCAATTGCAGCTGAGGTAGCAGACAAGCTTGCAGCTTCGAGCTCCTCCCAGTACATCATGACGTCGGTCCTTTCTACATTTGCAGCTGAAGAAGCCAAAAACGCTGGGCTGACGACATCTTCAACATCAACCACTTCTTTCTCATTGTCGTTTAACAGTCCAATGTCAAAATCCGAAAACCTCCGGCCTATTTCAGATCCTAATGTTTTCATGCCTCCCCAACTAACTCCTCCACAGAACAACCCTTACCAATCCATTGTCGTGCCCCAGCCCTCAATTCCAGGTCAAATTTCCAGCTCACAAGCCCACTATCATTCAATTCCTAACCCGACATCTCTGCAATATATGCAGCCATCGGGTGGAATTGCGGGATCATATGATTATGGTAGTCTTCCCCCTTTGCCACCCGGGCCACCTCCGCCAGCCCCTCCCTCATTCATGGTGAGCCCAATGGTCCCTTTGATGCAGCAACCATTGACAATGGGCCATCAGCAATCAACACTAGCTCAGCAGCAATCTATACCGATATCTCAACCGCCACCTGGACCTGCTGGTTTTCGGCCCCTAGCTCCAATGCAGGCACCTGGAATGGTGTATTATACCCACCCTTATCAGTCACAGTGA